In the genome of Spirochaetota bacterium, the window TTTCAATTATGTATCATATGTAGCATTATATTCATTGTCACTGTGAATTGAGCATGAATTCGATAGAAAAAGCGTTGAATTCGCGTTCGTACATCGTTGACACATCGCACAGATACCATATTATTACGCCACCTTTCGCAGACGTCGAAGAAAGCTTCCTGCGGCTACGGTAAAACGTGACGCCGGCGGCTCGTGAGTGAACGGTGCGTTTATGCACTGAGATACTCGCGATTCGATCGCAACGGTTAAAGAAAGCCCATTGCATCGGCACTGTGTGCTGTATGCGTTTCGTGCCATTCTCCGGAGTGGAATACGAGTGAAGCATTCCTTTTCCGGTTGTAATGGACGCGATTGGAACAACTATAGGTGCAAAGAATATGCCCACAATCAACCAGTTGATCAAGCACGGCCGAAAGGCAATGCGCAACCGGACGAAGTCGCCCGCGCTCGAATCGTGCCCGCAGAAGCAGGGCGTGTGTACCCGCGTAACGACGATGACGCCGAAGAAGCCCAACTCCGCTCTGCGTAAGATCGCACGGGTGAGGCTCTCCAACGGCATCGAAGTGACCGCGTATATCCCCGGCATCAATCATTCGCTGCAGGAACACCATCGGGTGCTCATACGCGGCGGACGGGTAAAAGACCTTCCGGGTGTTCGCTATCATATCATACGCGGCACGCGCGAAGCGACCGGCGTTGAGAACCGCAAACAGGCTCGAAGCAAATACGGCGCAAAACGGCCGAAGGCGTAAGGGAAGACCATGGGACGCAGACATAGAGCAAAAACGAGAAAGATAGCGCCGGATGCGCGTTATAACAATGAGGTCGTGAGCCGATTCATCGGGCGCCTTATGGTGAGCGGCAAACGCCATGTCGCCGAGCACATCGTCTACGGTGCCATCGAGGGTGCTGAAAAGAAGACCGGCGGCAAAGGGATAGATATTTTCACCAAGGCCGTCGAAAGCGTGAAACCGCTTCTCGAGGTAAAGTCGCGCCGCGTGGGCGGGGCAACCTATCAGGTCCCCGTTGAAGTGCGCCCCTCGCGTCAGCTTGCCCTTTCCATGCGCTGGATCATCGAGAGCGCGCGTACGCGCAACGGACGATCGATGGCCGATAAACTCATGAACGAGATCATGGACGCGTCCAACGGCACCGGCGGTGCCATGCGTAAACGTGATGACATGCACAAGATGGCCGAGGGCAATAAAGCCTTCGCGCACTACCGCTGGTAGACCGGGAGCTTAAGGAAGAATTATGCCGCGTGATGTATCATTAGCAAAAACAAGGAATATCGGTATCATGGCGCATATCGACGCCGGTAAAACGACGACGACCGAGCGCCTTCTGTTCTATACCGGGAAGACACATAAGATCGGCGAGGTCCATGACGGCAATACCGAGATGGACTGGATGGAACAGGAAAAAGAGCGCGGCATCACCATTACCTCCGCTGCAACGACATGTTATTGGAAAGAGCACCGTATTAACGTCATCGATACACCGGGGCACGTCGATTTCACCGTCGAAGTGGAACGATCGCTCCGCGTGCTCGACTCTGCGGTCGGTGTGTTCTGCGCCGTCGGCGGCGTTGAGCCCCAGTCCGAAACGGTGTGGCGTCAGGCGACGCGTTATAACATCCCGCGCATCATCTTCGTCAATAAGATGGACCGCGTCGGCTCCGATTTTTTCGATGTGTTCAAGCAGACGCGCGATAAGCTCAAAGCGAATTCGCACCCCATACAGCTCCCCATCGGCGCCGAGGACAAATTCGAAGGCGTCATCGATCTTGTGAAAATGCAGGAGATCGTTTGGACGGGTGAAGAGCTCGGCGCGAAATTCGAATTCCGCCCCATTCGCGAAACGCTCAAGAAAGAGGCCGATGAATATCGCGAGAAGCTCATTGAAGCGATAGTCGATTTCGATGATGTGCTCATGGAAAAGTATCTTAACTCCCATTCCCTCTCAGAAGAGGAGATCGTTACGCTTATCCGCAAGGCAACGCTTTCGGCGCGCTTCTTCCCCATGATGTGCGGTACCGCGTTCAAGAACAAGGGCGTACAGCCCCTGCTCGACGCTGTCATCGCATATCTCCCGTCGCCGATCGACATCGCCGACGTTAAGGGGCACACCGATGACGGAAAAGAAGAGACGCGCCCGACGGCCGATGATGCGCCGTTCGCAGGCCTCGCGTTCAAGATCATGTCCGATCCGTATGTCGGTAAGCTCACGTTCTTTCGCGTCTATTCCGGTTCATTGAAAGCCGGTTCCTATGTCCTCAATGCAACGAAGAACGTCCGTGAGCGTGTGTCGCGTCTCATACAGATGCATGCGAACAAGCGTCAGGAAATAAGCGAAGTGTTCGCCGGGGATATCGCCGCTGCGGTCGGACTGAAAGATACGCGCACGGGCCACACACTCTGTGTCGAAGACAAACCTATCATACTCGAAGCGATGAATTTTCCCGAGCCTGTCATCTCGGTCGCTATTGAACCGAAGACAAAGGCCGATGTGGACAAAATGTCCAAGGCGCTGCAAAGTCTTTCGGATGAAGATCCTACATTCCGCGTGAACTTGGACGAAGATACCAATCAGACCATTATTCGCGGGATGGGCGAGCTTCATCTTGAGATCATCGTCGACCGTATGTTCCGCGAATTCAAGGTCGAGGCGAATGTCGGTAAGCCGCAGGTCGCCTATCGCGAAGCGATACGCAAGACCGTTGAAATGGAAGGAAAGTATATCAAGCAGACAGGCGGCCGCGGTCAATACGGTCACGTATTTCTCCGTGTCGGCCCGAACGAATCGAACAAGGGCTTTGAATTCGAGAACGAGGTCGTCGGCGGGAAGATACCGCGTGAATATATACCGGCCGTCGAAAAAGGCTGCCGCGAGGCGATGGATAATGGCGTACTCGCCGGCTATCCGCTCCTTGACGTGAAGGTGGCGGTGTTCGAAGGATCGTATCACGATGTCGACTCGAATGAGATGGCGTTTAAGATCGCCGCGTCAATGGCGTTCAAGGACGCCTGTCGCAAGGCGGATCCTTTTATTCTCGAACCGATGATGGCGGTGGAAGTGGTCACGCCGGAAGAATATATGGGTGATATCATCGGTGACCTTGCATCACGGCGCGGGCAGGTGCATGGTTTCGTCGATCGCGCCGGGGCGAAAGCGGTGACTGCGACCGTTCCGCTCGCGGAGATGTTCGGCTATGCGACGTCCATACGGAATTTGTCGCAGGGCCGCGCAAGCTACACGATGCAGTTCTCTCATTACTTTGAGGTGCCGCGAAACGTATCCGAGGAGATCGTCGCCAAGGCTTCAGGGAAGAGGGCCGGGTAAGCCAACGGGAATCCGTTGAGGATCTTAACTATAATAGGAATCGAACGAGAGGAGGCAGTAAATGGCCAAGGAAAAGTTCAATCGAAAAAAACCGCATGTGAACGTGGGTACTATCGGCCACGTTGACCACGGCAAAACGACGCTTACCGCGTCGATCACCGCTGTATCCGCAGCGCTGTACGGCACGACGTACATCCCGTACGATCAAGTCGCCAAGGCGTCGGAGAAACAGGGTCGCCGTGACGCGACGAAGATCCTTACGATCGCGTCGTCGCACGTCGAATATGAATCCGCCAAGCGGCACTACGCGCACGTCGACTGCCCGGGACACCAGGACTACGTGAAGAACATGATCACCGGTGCGGCGCAGATGGACGGAGCTATCCTCGTGCTTTCAGCGGAAGACGGTGTCATGCCGCAGACGCGCGAACACATACTCCTTGCCAAGCAGGTCGGTGTTCCGTATATCGTTGTCTTCATGAATAAGTGCGACAAGGCTGAGAAGGATCTCCTTGAGATCGTCGAATCCGAAGTTCGCGATGAATTGACCAAGAACGGATACCCCGGCGATAAGGCCCCGGTCATCCAGGGCTCGGCTCTTTTGGCGCTGCAGGCAGCAGCCGCAGGCAAGAAAGACGATCCGGCCATGAAGCCGATCATCGATCTTCTCGAGGCGCTTGATTCGTATGTTCCGGACCCTGTCCGCGAAAGCGATAAGCCGTTCCTCATGAGTATTGAAGATGTGTACTCCATCCAGGGCCGCGGTACGGTCGTTACCGGCCGTGTTGAGCGGGGCAAAGTCAAGGTCAATGACGAAGTCGAGATCGTGGGTCTCCGCGATACGAAGAAAACGGTTTGCACGGGCATTGAGATGTTCCGCAAATCGCTCGATGAAGGCATTGCCGGCGACAATCTCGGCGCGCTCCTTCGCGGCATTGAACGCACGGATGTCGAGCGCGGACAGGTGCTCGCCAAGCCGGGTACGGTCACTCCGCATAAGAAGTTCGAAGCGACGGTGTATGTTCTCAAGAAAGAAGAAGGCGGTCGTCATACGGCGTTCATCTCGGGTTATCGCCCGCAGATGTACTTCCGCACCACCGACGTGACCGGCGTCATAACGCTGCCGGCAAGCACGCAGATGGTCATGCCGGGCGATCAGATCAACAGTCTTTCGATAGAACTGAACGCGCCGATCGCCATGGAAGACAAGCAGACGTTCGCCATACGCGAAGGCGGCCGCACGGTCGGACGCGGCGTCGTGACGAAGGTCGTAGAGTAAGGAATATGTCGGGNNNNNNNNNNGTGTAAGCCGCGGCGCTTTCATAGATACGAAAGTCCAAGGATAAGAACGAGAGATGAACGCACAACGCATACGAGTAAAACTGAAGTCGTTCGACGTCGAGCTCATCGATCAGTCGGCGCAATCGATCACGGTGAACGTGAAGAAGACCGGTGCGCGCGTGTCGGGGCCGATACCCCTTCCCACGAGCATACGGCGCGTTACCGTACTGCGCTCCCCGCACGTGAACATCAGGTCGCGGGAGCAGTTCGAGATGCGCATTCACAAGAGGCTGATCGATATCTTCAACGTTACATCGCAGACGATGGAATCGCTGAAGCGGCTGGAATTACCGGCCGGTGTCGATGTTGAAGTGAAGCAGTAACGTGCTCGCTTCGGCGAACAAATTTCGGTTCGAGGATACGCCTATGATAGGCTTGATAGGAAAAAAATTGGGCATGACGACCATTTTCGTTGAAGATGGTACGGCCGTACCGGCAACCGTGCTGGAAATGGGACCGTGTCTTGTCACCCAGATAAAGGACGTCACCACCGACGGCTACAAAGCGTTGCAGGTCGGCTACGGTGATGTCAAAGAGAAACATCTGAAGAAGCCGGAGATCGGCCACTTCAAGAAGCGCAATGTGAAACCCCAGCGATTCCTCAAGGAATTCCGCCTTGAGGATGTAAGCCAGTACACCGTCGGGCAGGAATTGACGGTCGGCCTTTTCAATAAAGGCGATTTTGTCGATGTGACCGCCGTTACCAAGGGTAAGGGTTTTCAGGGCGTCATTCGGCGCCACGGCATGCGCGGCGGACCGGGCAGCCATGGATCGAATTTCCACCGGCATGTCGGTTCTATCGGGCAGCGTTCCTATCCGGGTCGCGTGTTCAAGAACAAGGCACTGCCCGGCCATATGGGAAGTACCGTGGTAACGATACAGAACCTCAAGGTCATGGAGATACGTACGGAAGACAATCTGATAATAGTCCGCGGGGCCGTGCCGGGTGCGCGGAATTCGATAGTAAAGCTCACCTCATCGGTGAAGCAGAAGAAAGCGACGGCGTGATCGGGAGAATGGTATGCAGCTTACGGTAATAAATGAACAAGGATCGAAAGCGTCGACCATCGACGTCGCGGATTCGCTCGTAAAGACCGAAGTGAACAAGAACGCGCTCTATGAAGCGATAAAGAACGAACTGGCCAATCGCCGTCACGGGACGAGCAAGACGAAGTCCCGCGATGAGGTTTCCGGCGGCGGGCGCAAGCCGTTCCGTCAGAAAGGCACGGGCCGTGCACGCGCCGGTTCGACACGTTCACCGGTATGGGTGGGCGGCGGGCATGTTCACGCGATACGCCCGCGCGACTATCACTATACGCTCCCGAAACAGATCAAGCGCTTGGCGCTCCTTTCAGTATTCTCGCTCAAACATGGCGAGAATAATCTCACCGTCGTTGAGGACCTTGCTATTGATAAGCCGCAGACGAAGCGGATGGCGACGTTCATCAAGAAGGTGAGGAAGGAAGGCTCGAAATCGGTGGCCTTCATCGCGGGGAAGACCGGTGATGATAAGATATATCGGAACCTGCTCCTTTCGGTGCGCAATATCGGAAAGCTTGAGCTTTTGAACGCCGACGCGCTGGCGATACATCCGCTTTTCTACGCCGATGAGATAATCGTCACGAAGTCGGCGATGACAAAATTGAGCGATCGTGTGAAAAGTATCGCGAAGGCCGGGTAAGGGATCATGGAACAGAATAAATTCACCGCAATACTCACGCCCATGCTGACCGAGAAAAGCAATCAGCTCAAGGAAGGCAAGAACGACAAGCGACAGTATACGTTCCGTGTGCGCCAGGATGCGAACAAGACGGAGATAATGAAGGCGATAAGCACTCTGTATAATGTAAAGCCGACCTCCTGCAGCATCATCAATGTGAAGCCGCGTAAGAAGAACCGCCGCATGAGCGCGGGCGGGTATACGCAGCTGTGGAAGAAGGCTATCATCTCGCTCGGTAAGGGCGAAAAAATCGAAGCGTTGAAATAAGGATACAGCCGTGGGCATAAAAAGTTTCAGACCACTCACCCCGACGCTCCGCTACCGGACGGTAACGGGATTCGATGAGATAACGTCGGACACGCCGTGTAAAAAACTCACGCGCGGCAAGAAACGCATCTCGGGACGCAGTTCCCTCGGACGCATCGCGGTACGGCGGCGCGGCGGCGGACACAAGAAACTGTTCCGCGAGATCGATTTCAAGCGCGATAAACGCAATGTCGATGCCAAGGTGGTGAGCGTTGAGTACGATCCCAATCGTACGGCACGCATTGCGCTCCTGCATTATCCCGATGGCGACAAGCGCTATATTCTCTGGCCCGAAGGCCTTAAGGCCGGTGACCGTGTGATGTCGGGAGAGAATGCGAAGATAGCGGTGGGCAATGCGCTCCCGTTGTCGAAGATACCCCTCGGTACCATCATCCACAATATAGAGATACATCCCGGTCAGGGCGCGCAGCTGGTGCGTGCGGCAGGCGGCGGCGCTCAGATAACCGCGAAAGAAGGCGAGTATTGCATCGTACGGCTTCGTTCAGGCGAAGAGCGCAAGGTGCTTGTTCGCTGCTATGCGACGGTCGGGCAGCTCGGTAATGCAGACCACTTTAACGTCACGATAGGCAAGGCAGGCCGTATGCGCTGGCTCGGCAGAAGGCCGAAGGTGCGCGGCGTCGTCATGAACCCCGTCGACCATCCGCATGGAGGCGGCGAGGGGAAATCCGGCCAGGGCAATCCGCATCCGGTCTCTCCCTGGGGCAAGCTTACCAAAGGTTTTAAGACGCGTAAGAAAAGAAAATATTCGAATAGACTCATCGTCAAACGCGGAGGCAAATAAGTGTCACGCTCGATCAAAAAAGGGCCGTTCGTCGACAAGAACCTGTTCAAGAAGGTTCAGTTGGCCGTACAGGGCGGCAACAAACATGCCATTAAGACGTACTCGCGTGCGTCGACCATTATCCCGGAAATGGTGGGAATGACCATCAATGTGCACAACGGCAAGACGTTCATCCCGGTCTATGTCCAGGAAAATATGATCGGCCACAAACTCGGTGAATTCGCACCGACACGGATGTTCCGTGTGCACGGCGGCGTATCGAAGGCCGAGACCGAGAAGGCAGGATAGCGATCATGGATTTCAAAGTATACGTTCGTCACGTCCGTATAGGACGGAATAAAATAGCGCGTCTTCTGCCGTTCGTGAAAGGTCAGTATGTGCAGCGTGCGCTTGCGAATCTCCGGACATTGCCGCAGAAAAGCTCGCACACCTTGTCAAAGGCGATAAAGAGCGGCATGGCGAATGCTCTTTTCACGAACCGCAATCTCAACCCCGATACGCTTTGGGTAAAAGAGGCTCGAGTCGATATGGGTACGCGCCTCAAACGTTCGCAGCCCATGCCGCGCGGGAGCGCCGGTTCGATAACGAAGATGTATTCGCACGTTTCGCTCACGCTGACGAGCGATCTGAAGCCGGAAAAGATCCGGAAGAAAAAAGGCATGGGTATCATCGCGGCACCGGTGAAAGAAGCGGCAGCATCTGCTAAGCCGACATCGCCGGAAAAAACGGCGGTGCCGGTAAAACAGGCCGCGCCGAAAACGGCGAAAAAGGAGTGATCGAATAATGGGACAGAAGGTCAATCCAATATCGCTTCGGCTGGGCGTCAACCGCACGTGGCCGTCGAAGTGGTTCGACAGCAGGAATTATACGAAGCACCTGCATGAAGATATCCGCATCCGCAGCGCGGTCGGTACGTTCTATTCGAAGACGCTCAAAGATGAGCAGAAGAAATCGGGCGGCGGCAAGCGCGAGCATTATGACCCGGCGATATCGAATATCGAGATCGTGCGGTTCTCGGACCGCATCAACGTGTTCATTATCTCCGCACGACCCGGTGTCGTCATCGGCCCCAAGGGTGCGCGTGTTGAGGTGCTCAAGGGCGTACTGCAGAAATTAACGGCGATGCCGCTGCAGGTATCCATAAAGGAAATAAAGCAGCCGGATATCGACGCTGCTATCGTAGCGCAGTCTATCGCGCGACAGCTTGAGATGCGTGCCTCGTTCCGACGTGCCATGAAGCAGGCGGTCTCTCAGGCCATGAGAAGCGGCGCCAAGGGCATAAAGATCGTCTGCGCCGGCCGTCTCGGCGGGGCCGACATTGCACGGACGGAAAAGTACAAGGAAGGTCTTGTGCCGCTCCATACGCTCCGTGCGGACATCGATTATGGTACGGCTGAAGCGCTTACGACATATGGATTGATCGGCGTAAAGACGTGGATCT includes:
- the rpsS gene encoding 30S ribosomal protein S19, producing MSRSIKKGPFVDKNLFKKVQLAVQGGNKHAIKTYSRASTIIPEMVGMTINVHNGKTFIPVYVQENMIGHKLGEFAPTRMFRVHGGVSKAETEKAG
- the rplW gene encoding 50S ribosomal protein L23 gives rise to the protein MEQNKFTAILTPMLTEKSNQLKEGKNDKRQYTFRVRQDANKTEIMKAISTLYNVKPTSCSIINVKPRKKNRRMSAGGYTQLWKKAIISLGKGEKIEALK
- the tuf gene encoding elongation factor Tu, translating into MAKEKFNRKKPHVNVGTIGHVDHGKTTLTASITAVSAALYGTTYIPYDQVAKASEKQGRRDATKILTIASSHVEYESAKRHYAHVDCPGHQDYVKNMITGAAQMDGAILVLSAEDGVMPQTREHILLAKQVGVPYIVVFMNKCDKAEKDLLEIVESEVRDELTKNGYPGDKAPVIQGSALLALQAAAAGKKDDPAMKPIIDLLEALDSYVPDPVRESDKPFLMSIEDVYSIQGRGTVVTGRVERGKVKVNDEVEIVGLRDTKKTVCTGIEMFRKSLDEGIAGDNLGALLRGIERTDVERGQVLAKPGTVTPHKKFEATVYVLKKEEGGRHTAFISGYRPQMYFRTTDVTGVITLPASTQMVMPGDQINSLSIELNAPIAMEDKQTFAIREGGRTVGRGVVTKVVE
- the rpsJ gene encoding 30S ribosomal protein S10, which translates into the protein MNAQRIRVKLKSFDVELIDQSAQSITVNVKKTGARVSGPIPLPTSIRRVTVLRSPHVNIRSREQFEMRIHKRLIDIFNVTSQTMESLKRLELPAGVDVEVKQ
- the rpsL gene encoding 30S ribosomal protein S12, producing the protein MPTINQLIKHGRKAMRNRTKSPALESCPQKQGVCTRVTTMTPKKPNSALRKIARVRLSNGIEVTAYIPGINHSLQEHHRVLIRGGRVKDLPGVRYHIIRGTREATGVENRKQARSKYGAKRPKA
- the rpsC gene encoding 30S ribosomal protein S3, translating into MGQKVNPISLRLGVNRTWPSKWFDSRNYTKHLHEDIRIRSAVGTFYSKTLKDEQKKSGGGKREHYDPAISNIEIVRFSDRINVFIISARPGVVIGPKGARVEVLKGVLQKLTAMPLQVSIKEIKQPDIDAAIVAQSIARQLEMRASFRRAMKQAVSQAMRSGAKGIKIVCAGRLGGADIARTEKYKEGLVPLHTLRADIDYGTAEALTTYGLIGVKTWIYKGEILDKKEKKLQDDAGKVVTSKGVS
- the rplC gene encoding 50S ribosomal protein L3, translated to MIGLIGKKLGMTTIFVEDGTAVPATVLEMGPCLVTQIKDVTTDGYKALQVGYGDVKEKHLKKPEIGHFKKRNVKPQRFLKEFRLEDVSQYTVGQELTVGLFNKGDFVDVTAVTKGKGFQGVIRRHGMRGGPGSHGSNFHRHVGSIGQRSYPGRVFKNKALPGHMGSTVVTIQNLKVMEIRTEDNLIIVRGAVPGARNSIVKLTSSVKQKKATA
- a CDS encoding uL22 family ribosomal protein, which encodes MDFKVYVRHVRIGRNKIARLLPFVKGQYVQRALANLRTLPQKSSHTLSKAIKSGMANALFTNRNLNPDTLWVKEARVDMGTRLKRSQPMPRGSAGSITKMYSHVSLTLTSDLKPEKIRKKKGMGIIAAPVKEAAASAKPTSPEKTAVPVKQAAPKTAKKE
- the fusA gene encoding elongation factor G translates to MPRDVSLAKTRNIGIMAHIDAGKTTTTERLLFYTGKTHKIGEVHDGNTEMDWMEQEKERGITITSAATTCYWKEHRINVIDTPGHVDFTVEVERSLRVLDSAVGVFCAVGGVEPQSETVWRQATRYNIPRIIFVNKMDRVGSDFFDVFKQTRDKLKANSHPIQLPIGAEDKFEGVIDLVKMQEIVWTGEELGAKFEFRPIRETLKKEADEYREKLIEAIVDFDDVLMEKYLNSHSLSEEEIVTLIRKATLSARFFPMMCGTAFKNKGVQPLLDAVIAYLPSPIDIADVKGHTDDGKEETRPTADDAPFAGLAFKIMSDPYVGKLTFFRVYSGSLKAGSYVLNATKNVRERVSRLIQMHANKRQEISEVFAGDIAAAVGLKDTRTGHTLCVEDKPIILEAMNFPEPVISVAIEPKTKADVDKMSKALQSLSDEDPTFRVNLDEDTNQTIIRGMGELHLEIIVDRMFREFKVEANVGKPQVAYREAIRKTVEMEGKYIKQTGGRGQYGHVFLRVGPNESNKGFEFENEVVGGKIPREYIPAVEKGCREAMDNGVLAGYPLLDVKVAVFEGSYHDVDSNEMAFKIAASMAFKDACRKADPFILEPMMAVEVVTPEEYMGDIIGDLASRRGQVHGFVDRAGAKAVTATVPLAEMFGYATSIRNLSQGRASYTMQFSHYFEVPRNVSEEIVAKASGKRAG
- the rplB gene encoding 50S ribosomal protein L2; amino-acid sequence: MGIKSFRPLTPTLRYRTVTGFDEITSDTPCKKLTRGKKRISGRSSLGRIAVRRRGGGHKKLFREIDFKRDKRNVDAKVVSVEYDPNRTARIALLHYPDGDKRYILWPEGLKAGDRVMSGENAKIAVGNALPLSKIPLGTIIHNIEIHPGQGAQLVRAAGGGAQITAKEGEYCIVRLRSGEERKVLVRCYATVGQLGNADHFNVTIGKAGRMRWLGRRPKVRGVVMNPVDHPHGGGEGKSGQGNPHPVSPWGKLTKGFKTRKKRKYSNRLIVKRGGK
- the rpsG gene encoding 30S ribosomal protein S7, which gives rise to MGRRHRAKTRKIAPDARYNNEVVSRFIGRLMVSGKRHVAEHIVYGAIEGAEKKTGGKGIDIFTKAVESVKPLLEVKSRRVGGATYQVPVEVRPSRQLALSMRWIIESARTRNGRSMADKLMNEIMDASNGTGGAMRKRDDMHKMAEGNKAFAHYRW
- the rplD gene encoding 50S ribosomal protein L4; amino-acid sequence: MQLTVINEQGSKASTIDVADSLVKTEVNKNALYEAIKNELANRRHGTSKTKSRDEVSGGGRKPFRQKGTGRARAGSTRSPVWVGGGHVHAIRPRDYHYTLPKQIKRLALLSVFSLKHGENNLTVVEDLAIDKPQTKRMATFIKKVRKEGSKSVAFIAGKTGDDKIYRNLLLSVRNIGKLELLNADALAIHPLFYADEIIVTKSAMTKLSDRVKSIAKAG